In Nomascus leucogenys isolate Asia chromosome 8, Asia_NLE_v1, whole genome shotgun sequence, a single genomic region encodes these proteins:
- the H1-1 gene encoding histone H1.1: MSETAPPAPAASAAPEKPLAGKKAKKPAKAAAASKKKPAGPSVSELIVQAASSSKERGGVSLAALKKALAAAGYDVEKNNSRIKLGIKSLVSKGTLVQTKGTGASGSFKLSKKASSVETKPGASKVAAKTKTTGASKKPKKATGASKKSVKTPKKAKKPAATRKSSKKPKTVKPKKVAKSPAKAKAVKPKAAKAKVTKPKTAKPKKAAPKKK, translated from the coding sequence ATGTCCGAAACAGCGCCTCCCGCTCCCGCCGCTTCTGCTGCTCCTGAGAAACCTTTAGCTGGCAAGAAGGCAAAGAAACCTGCTAAAGCTGCAGCAGCCTCCAAGAAAAAACCCGCTGGCCCTTCCGTGTCAGAGCTGATCGTGCAGGCTGCTTCTTCCTCTAAGGAGCGTGGTGGTGTGTCGTTGGCTGCTCTTAAAAAGGCGCTGGCGGCCGCAGGCTACGACGTGGAGAAGAACAACAGCCGCATTAAGCTGGGCATTAAGAGCCTGGTAAGCAAGGGAACGTTGGTGCAGACGAAGGGCACCGGAGCCTCGGGTTCCTTCAAGCTCAGCAAGAAGGCGTCCTCCGTGGAAACCAAGCCCGGCGCCTCAAAGGTGGCTGCAAAAACCAAGACAACGGGTGCATCTAAAAAGCCCAAAAAGGCCACGGGGGCTAGCAAAAAGAGCGTCAAGACTCCGAAAAAGGCTAAAAAGCCTGCGGCAACAAGGAAATCttccaaaaaacccaaaactgtaaagCCCAAGAAAGTAGCCAAAAGCCCTGCTAAAGCTAAGGCTGTAAAACCCAAGGCGGCCAAGGCTAAGGTGACGAAGCCAAAGACTGCCAAACCCAAGAAAGCGGCACCCAAGAAAAAGTAA